ACTTATTCGACAAAGTGCACAATATGTAAGATTATTGAACGATCAAATTTAGATTGTCATCGATTCTTCGCTAGACTCTTCTGGCATTACTTCTGTCTTAAGAACAGTATCAAATATCAACGCACCTATATCTTTAATGGGTTGGTAAAGTATAGACTCTTTCTTGGTTTCATCTGAAAGTAGGTTCAGGGTGGTATCCATACGATCAAAAAAGATAAATGCGGCCCCTAATAGAATAGCGACTTTTAAGGTGCCAAAAATTCCACCGGCTATTTTATTCAGCCACCCTAACATAGCAAAATTGGCGACTTTGGTCAATAATTTTCCGGCTAGGTTCACTACTATAATGATAAGGATCAACGTAATTATAAATGCTATAATACTCATATTACGTTCATTCCAATCTAAATGGTTAGATAGATAGTTGCCTGTTATATATGAAAAGTGAATAGCGCCAAAAATACCGGCTACCAAGGCTACTATAGAAGCAATTTCCATGAATAGTCCGTTATTATATCCTTTCCACAGACCCCAAATGAGCGGTAGTCCAAGTAAAATATCCAAAAGTCCCATTCGTATAGTGTTTTGACAAATATAGAACTTTGATTTGTACCTTTGCAAGGTCTAGATTATAGTAGATAGCAGGTTGATATGGCAAGGGATATACAGTTAAAAGAACGTTGGGATTATTTAGTAGAGAAACTATCTGAAAAGTTTTCTGATGGAGATCCGTTAGAATTGGATGCTATCATCTACTTGGTGGGTGTTCAAGAATTGGGCCAATATCACAGAAAGTATAAGAAAGATGATAAACTAGACCTTATGCACATAGCAATTTGCAGATTGTTGGAGCCTTACGGTTTTTATGAGTTTAGCTTTTTTGATGAAGATGGCTGGCCACATTATAATGTGTTAGAAGAACTACCTTCTCTAAAAGCGGGTGAGCAAACGGTGCTCATGAAAGAAGCAATTGTCTCTTACTTCCTGGAAAAAGAATTTATAAAGTAATTACACCGCAAATAATGCTCTGTAAAAAAGCTGCCTAAAATGTATAGGTAGAGAAATTATCTTGAATAGAAATATACTTTGTCCATTAGATTTTTGATGTTTGAATTGGGTATGAAATCTGCTATATTTAAAGAAATAACTATAGCACATGTCAAGGCAATTTATAATATCATTAGATCAAGGTACCACTAGCTCAAGAGTTTTGTTGGTAGACCATGATGGAATTATTCAAGGAATAGTTCAAAAAGAATTCAAACAAATTTTTCCAAAATCGGGTTGGGTAGAGCATGATCCAAAAGAGATTTTAGATTCTCAAATGATGGTTTTAAAAGAGCTTCTTGAAAAAGAGGAAGTAAAGCCTTCAGAAATTATAGGCATTGGTATTACCAACCAAAGGGAAACTACTGTGGTTTGGGATAAAAATACCGGAGAACCTATTTATAATGCCATTGTTTGGCAAGATAAACGTACAGCTGATATTTGCGAACATCTTAAAAAATCCGGTCTTACGGAGCATGTAAAGAAGACTACTGGTCTGGTTATAGATTCCTATTTCTCTGGCACCAAGGTAAAGTGGATTTTGGATAATGTTGAGGGAGCAAAAAAGAAAGCACAGGCAGGAGATTTGTTAATGGGCACCATTGATACCTGGTTGGTTTGGAACATGACCAAAGAACATAATCACGTAACGGACTATACCAACGCATCACGAACTATGATTTACGATATCGTAAATTTAAAATGGGATGACAAAATGCTAAAGGCGTTAGATATACCCAAAACTATGCTTCCAGAAGTAAAACCATCGTCTGCTTATTTTGGCGATTATGAAATTGATGGTGTTAAAATACCTATTGCAGGAATAGCGGGAGACCAACAGGCAGCGCTTTTTGGTCAGGCTTGTTTTAAGAAAGGTTCAGCTAAAAATACCTACGGTACAGGTTGTTTTATGCTAATGAATACGGGAGAAAAGCCACAGTTTTCTAAAAACGGATTGCTGACCACTATAGCTTACGGTTTAAATGGTAAGGTACACTATGCTTTAGAAGGAAGTATTTTTATTGCAGGTGCCGCAATACAATGGTTGCGAGATGGTCTTGAGTTGATAGATGACGCTAAGGAAACAGAAGAACTGGCCAACTCCATTGAAGGTGAAAACCCGGTTTATGTGGTGCCGGCGTTTGCAGGTCTTGGGGCGCCCTATTGGGATATGTATGCAAGGGGAGCAGTATTCGGTTTAACGCGTGATACCGGTAAAGCTCATTTGGCGAAAGCAACACTAGAGGCACTTGCATATCAAACAAAGGATATTTTAAAGGCTATGGAAGATGATTCTGGTATTCAACTTAAGAACTTAAGGGTAGATGGTGGTGCATGTGCTAACGACCATTTAATGCAATTTCAAGCCGATATCTTGGATTCAGAGGTGCATAGACCAGAGATTATTGAATCTACCGCAATGGGTGCGGCATTTTTAGCGGGCATAGAGGTCGGGTTCTGGCAACAGTCAGATATTGATGAGAGTAGACCAATGAACAAAATATTTACCCCAACTTTTGACCGTGTAAAAAGAAAGCGCCTATATAAGAAATGGCAAAAAGCGGTAGAACGCTCAAAAGGTTGGGAAGACGAAGAGTAAATACACATTGAATTTACAATTAATTAATTCTTTAGAGCATAAAATAGCATAAGGGTCACGCTATCTTTGATTTTTTGTACTGGCTTTTGTCTGCAATATGGAACGAGCACAAGCATATTAATTTAAATAGAAACTACCAATGGAAAATATAAAATTCACAAATTTAGAACGCCAAAAAACAATAGGTAATCTAGAATCGGAGGAATTTGATTTGGTAGTTATTGGTGGTGGTATCACTGGTGGTGGTATTGCCTTAGATGCTGCCTCGCGTGGATTAAAGGTAGTGCTGCTCGAGAAAGGAGACTTTGCTTCGGGTACAAGTAGCAAATCCACCAAATTAATACATGGCGGACTCCGTTACTTAAAACAATTCGATTTTTGGTTGGTGAAAGAAGTAGGTTCAGAACGTGCTATTGTTCACAAACTCGCTCCACATTTGGTTCTGCCCGAAAAGATGTTGTTACCTTTAATTGAAAATGGGTCTTACGGTAAATGGTTAACGTCAATAGGGCTTAAGGTTTATGATATACTGGCACAGGTATCTGGTGACGATAAACGAAAAATGCTCGAGAAAAAAGAAGCAATGAAATTAGAGCCTTTATTGCCAAAAAAGATACTGAACGGGGCGGGTTATTATGCGGAATATAGAACAGATGATGCCCGTTTGACTATAGAAAACATAAAGACTAGTTTACTTTTTGGTGCACAGGCCTTGAACTATGCTAAGGTAAACGACTTTCTTTATGACAATGAAAAGGTTGCTGGGGTAAAAGTTACAGATGAAACTACGGGTAAGGAGTTTACCATTAAATCTAAGTATGTAATTAGCGCTGCCGGACCGTGGGTAGATGAGCTAAGAAGTCTTAATAATTCTAAAAAAGGAAAACAGCTTCATTTGACCAAAGGGGTACATTTGGTTTTTCCATATGAAAAATTGCCGGTGAAGCAATCGGTTTATTTTGATATACCTGATGGTAGAATGATGTTCGCAATACCAAGAGGTAAAGTTACTTATGTAGGTACAACAGATACCAACTATAATGATAATAAAGACCGCGTAAGAACAGATATTGCAGACGCTATTTATTTAATATCTGCCGTTAACAATATGTTCCCGGATATAAATCTGGAGTTAGATGATATCGTTTCTTCTTGGGCAGGTTTACGACCGTTAATTCATGAAGAAGGAAAATCTGCATCAGAATTATCTAGAAAGGATGAAATTTTTGTTTCAGATACAGGCTTGATCAGTATTGCGGGGGGTAAGTTGACCGGTTATCGTAAAATGGCAGAAAGAGTTGTAGATCGCATTGCCAAGAAAATGGAAGAAGAATACGATACCGAATTAAAAGAATGTTATACAGAGAAGATATTTTTGTGTGGTAATGTGGATTTCAAAAAATTCAAACATGTAAAAAAATACATAAGCGAGGTTTACAATAACATTAAAGATGAAGGCTTTTCAAAACATGATGCCTGGTTTTTGGTAACCAATTACGGTAAGCAGACAGAGAAAATATTAGAACTGTATGCAACCATTGTAGAGGCTGATTCCTATGTAAGGTTGGCAAAAGCAGAAGTAGCATTTGGTATAGATTATGAAATGGTACAAACCCCAATGGACTTTTTCATAAGAAGAACCGGTAGATTGTATTTTGATATTGAAAGCATTAGAACCCTAATGGAACCTATCTTAAAAGAATTCCAGAATAAATTTGGGGTATCTAATGATATAGTTGAAAGTTGGAGAACAACTTTGGAAGAAGAATTAAAAGAGCATTCAGATTTCTCTTTGGAGCGAGGTTAGTCTAACTTCTCTGTTAAATCTAGAAAAACCTTTTTAGGGTTTTTATTTTCATAGAGAACTTTATAAACAGCATCTATGATAGGGGTCTTTACCTTTTTTGTAAAATTCTCCTTAATCTTAAAAGCACTTTTTGCTGCGTAGTAGCCTTCAGCGATCATACTCATTTCCATCTGTGCGCTTTTTACGGTGTACCCTTTACCTATCATATTACCGAACATCCTGTTTCGGCTAAAAATAGAGTACCCAGTAACTAATAAATCGCCTAAATAGGCAGATTTATTAATGTTACGATCTAGGTTATGAATGCGTTTAGTGTATCGCTTCATCTCACGAATTGCATTGCTCATCAATACACTTTGAAAATTATCTCCATATCCCAGACCATGGGCAATACCCGCAGCAATGGCGTAAATATTCTTTAGCATTGCGGCATATTCTGTACCAATAATATCTTTACTGATACTGGTTTTTATGTATGAACAAGCTAAATTGTTGGCAACCAGTTCAGCCTTTTCCGTATCAGCACAGGCAATGGTCAAATAGGAAAGTCGCTCCATAGCAACTTCTTCGGCATGGCAAGGACCTGTAATTACTCCAATGTTTTCAAATGGTATATCAAAAACTTCATGAAAATGTTCGCCAACGATCAACCCAGATTCTGGAACAATACCCTTTATGGCCGAAAAAATGATTTTTTCCTGTAATGAACTGTTCAGCTTTTCTAATTCACCCACCAAAAAAGCAGAAGGAATAGCAAAAATTAGAACATCTGCATAGTTTACAATCTCATTTATATCGCTAGTCAATACTAATTGCTCTGGTCTAAACTCTACAGAAGTAAGGTAGTTAGGATTATGTTTTTGAGATTTAATATGCTCAATAGCTTCATCGTTTCTCATATACCAACCTACCCTATCTTGGTTGTTGGTCAACATTTTAACAATCGCCGTAGCCCAACTTCCACCGCCTAAAACCGCAAACTTTACATCATTGTTCATACTGCAAATTTACCAATAAATTGCATGTTTGGTATAAGCTTAGTATCAGTCTTATGTAAAATTTGGCATGGAGATTGTTTCTAGGTAAATAATCAATTAAATGAAATCATATGAAAACGATAAAACTACTTACAGGATATTTTCTTTTGGCCACCATGTTGGTTTCTTGTTATACAGAGGTAATTATTGAAGATGATTTCATTGAGGAATCTGCCTTTAATACCGATCAAGTATTACAGAGCTATGACCTTTGGTATGTAGATATCAATGCTACACGTGGCAATGGTGAAATTCCTTTTTTACAAAGGGCATTTACGGTTTCTTTTGATAGAGGAGTCTTTTACGCTAACAATAATATAGTGGGTATAGGTAAGACCGGTGGTGGTTATGGTATAGACGTAGGATCATATGGCACCCTTAGAGGTACTGTAGATATTGACCATGATATTGATGGGTCTTGGTTTTTAGAAGTGTATGCCGTTAATAATAATACCATTGAGCTGTATGATGCCGGTACTGATACTTCGTACTATTTAAAAGGATATCAGATCAACAATTTTGATTATGACATGGTATTCTACGATAACATCAATTACTTTTTGCAGGAGTATGATGCGTGGGAAAAAATTTATACAAGTGAAACAGGCGCGTTAAATGATTTTGATGAAGAAAATTACCTGCAATTTCTACCTAATTTCTTTAGATCTTCATTAGATACGCCCAATACAAGTATTTCTAATCTGCAGTGGGATTTTGAGGGAGATTATCAGGTATATAACGTTCAAGGAGATAACTCTTTAAAAACGCTGACCTTGGATTATGATTTTTTTGGTGATGATTACTTTGAACTATATGTCATAAACGACAGCACTATAGAATTATATCACCCAGATAGTGGAACAACCTATGAGTTTAGGGGCAGGGGATATATAGAGTACTTAAAGTCCGGTAAAGGATACGATGAAAGTAAAAAAAGAAGTAAATCTTCTAACCCAACAATGAATGTTGAAAGGAAGAAAGCAAAATAGTTTTTAGGTTGATTGTCTTAAGAATGCCCAATTCAAATAGAAGAGGGCATTTTTTTATGCTTGAGATTTCACATCTCCCATAATGATGGAATCAATGGTTATAGGGTTGTTGGAATGCAGTACAGAAATATCACCGGTAGTTTCAAAAACAACAGCCTTTACTTGAGATAATTGTAGCACATTGGCCTCTCTTAATTTACCCATTAAATCAGCTTCACTTACCAATGCCTTTTTAAGGTTGTTTTTTAATATGGTGCCATTTTCCATAAGCAAAATAGGGGTGTTTGTTATAAATTGTTGCGCAGCATCAGAAGATGACAATAATTTAGCGAACAAAGCTTGTAGACCAGCCAATAAGGCTAAGGAAATTAAAGCTGGCATTAGATTGTCTACCGGTTTGTTTACGGCATCTGCAAGTATGGATCCCATAGCTATGGTCACTGCAAAATCAAAACTGGTCATTTTTGCAAATGTTCTTTTACCGGTAACTCGGGTAATAAACATCATGTATGCGTAAACAAACAGTGCTGCAAAGCATATTTGAATTACTGTTTTTATTGAAAGTGGGTCAAAAATTTCCATTATGTTGGTTTTAGGGTTTACACCTAATGGTAGCAACTCAATGGTCCTATAGTATACTCAATACAATAGAATACTACTGCATTTAATGGGTCTGCAATCTTTTTTTAAATGCCGACGGA
The sequence above is a segment of the Maribacter dokdonensis DSW-8 genome. Coding sequences within it:
- a CDS encoding CvpA family protein — translated: MGLLDILLGLPLIWGLWKGYNNGLFMEIASIVALVAGIFGAIHFSYITGNYLSNHLDWNERNMSIIAFIITLILIIIVVNLAGKLLTKVANFAMLGWLNKIAGGIFGTLKVAILLGAAFIFFDRMDTTLNLLSDETKKESILYQPIKDIGALIFDTVLKTEVMPEESSEESMTI
- the glpK gene encoding glycerol kinase GlpK; this encodes MSRQFIISLDQGTTSSRVLLVDHDGIIQGIVQKEFKQIFPKSGWVEHDPKEILDSQMMVLKELLEKEEVKPSEIIGIGITNQRETTVVWDKNTGEPIYNAIVWQDKRTADICEHLKKSGLTEHVKKTTGLVIDSYFSGTKVKWILDNVEGAKKKAQAGDLLMGTIDTWLVWNMTKEHNHVTDYTNASRTMIYDIVNLKWDDKMLKALDIPKTMLPEVKPSSAYFGDYEIDGVKIPIAGIAGDQQAALFGQACFKKGSAKNTYGTGCFMLMNTGEKPQFSKNGLLTTIAYGLNGKVHYALEGSIFIAGAAIQWLRDGLELIDDAKETEELANSIEGENPVYVVPAFAGLGAPYWDMYARGAVFGLTRDTGKAHLAKATLEALAYQTKDILKAMEDDSGIQLKNLRVDGGACANDHLMQFQADILDSEVHRPEIIESTAMGAAFLAGIEVGFWQQSDIDESRPMNKIFTPTFDRVKRKRLYKKWQKAVERSKGWEDEE
- a CDS encoding glycerol-3-phosphate dehydrogenase/oxidase, with amino-acid sequence MENIKFTNLERQKTIGNLESEEFDLVVIGGGITGGGIALDAASRGLKVVLLEKGDFASGTSSKSTKLIHGGLRYLKQFDFWLVKEVGSERAIVHKLAPHLVLPEKMLLPLIENGSYGKWLTSIGLKVYDILAQVSGDDKRKMLEKKEAMKLEPLLPKKILNGAGYYAEYRTDDARLTIENIKTSLLFGAQALNYAKVNDFLYDNEKVAGVKVTDETTGKEFTIKSKYVISAAGPWVDELRSLNNSKKGKQLHLTKGVHLVFPYEKLPVKQSVYFDIPDGRMMFAIPRGKVTYVGTTDTNYNDNKDRVRTDIADAIYLISAVNNMFPDINLELDDIVSSWAGLRPLIHEEGKSASELSRKDEIFVSDTGLISIAGGKLTGYRKMAERVVDRIAKKMEEEYDTELKECYTEKIFLCGNVDFKKFKHVKKYISEVYNNIKDEGFSKHDAWFLVTNYGKQTEKILELYATIVEADSYVRLAKAEVAFGIDYEMVQTPMDFFIRRTGRLYFDIESIRTLMEPILKEFQNKFGVSNDIVESWRTTLEEELKEHSDFSLERG
- a CDS encoding NAD(P)H-dependent glycerol-3-phosphate dehydrogenase: MNNDVKFAVLGGGSWATAIVKMLTNNQDRVGWYMRNDEAIEHIKSQKHNPNYLTSVEFRPEQLVLTSDINEIVNYADVLIFAIPSAFLVGELEKLNSSLQEKIIFSAIKGIVPESGLIVGEHFHEVFDIPFENIGVITGPCHAEEVAMERLSYLTIACADTEKAELVANNLACSYIKTSISKDIIGTEYAAMLKNIYAIAAGIAHGLGYGDNFQSVLMSNAIREMKRYTKRIHNLDRNINKSAYLGDLLVTGYSIFSRNRMFGNMIGKGYTVKSAQMEMSMIAEGYYAAKSAFKIKENFTKKVKTPIIDAVYKVLYENKNPKKVFLDLTEKLD
- a CDS encoding DUF421 domain-containing protein, whose translation is MEIFDPLSIKTVIQICFAALFVYAYMMFITRVTGKRTFAKMTSFDFAVTIAMGSILADAVNKPVDNLMPALISLALLAGLQALFAKLLSSSDAAQQFITNTPILLMENGTILKNNLKKALVSEADLMGKLREANVLQLSQVKAVVFETTGDISVLHSNNPITIDSIIMGDVKSQA